The proteins below are encoded in one region of Pelecanus crispus isolate bPelCri1 chromosome 4, bPelCri1.pri, whole genome shotgun sequence:
- the NPY2R gene encoding neuropeptide Y receptor type 2 codes for MGPLEAVGEENQTDEMKMELFTKLYLPRYTTPLNELALDPKPELKDSTTLVEVQIILIFAYCSIILLGVIGNSLVIHVIIKFKSMRTVTNFFIANLAVADLLVNTLCLPFTLVYTLLGEWKLGPVLCHLVPYAQALAVHVSTVTLTVIALDRHRCIVYHLESKISKRISFLIIGVAWAVSALLASPLAIFREYSLIEIIPDFKIVVCSEKWPGEGQLNYGTIYSISMLLIQYVLPLAVISYAYARIWTKLKNHVSPGAGNDHYHHRRRKTTKMLVCVVVVFAVSWLPFHTFQLVSDIDSQVLDLKEYKLIYTVFHVIAMCSTFANPLLYGWMNNNYRTAFLTAFQCEQRLDSIHPEVSAAFKARKKLEAKRIQFPGDSFTQPTNV; via the coding sequence ATGGGGCCCCTGGAAGCAGTAGGCGAAGAAAACCAGACAGATGAAATGAAGATGGAGCTGTTCACCAAGCTGTACTTACCGAGATACACCACACCGCTCAACGAATTGGCTCTGGACCCTAAACCAGAACTGAAGGACAGCACAACACTAGTTGAAGTGCAGATAATCCTCATCTTTGCTTACTGCTCCATCATCCTGCTGGGGGTGATCGGAAACTCTCTGGTGATCCATGTGATCATCAAGTTCAAAAGCATGCGCACAGTGACTAACTTCTTCATTGCCAACCTGGCTGTGGCTGACCTGCTGGTGAATACGTTGTGCCTGCCCTTCACTTTGGTTTACACACTGTTGGGTGAATGGAAGCTGGGCCCAGTCTTGTGCCACCTGGTGCCTTATGCCCAGGCTCTCGCTGTGCACGTGTCTACTGTGACTTTGACTGTGATTGCTTTGGATCGGCATCGCTGCATCGTCTACCACTTGGAAAGCAAAATCTCGAAGCGGATCAGCTTCCTGATCATAGGAGTTGCCTGGGCAGTCAGTGCCCTGTTGGCAAGTCCTCTGGCCATCTTCCGTGAGTACTCGCTGATTGAGATCATTCCTGACTTCAAGATTGTGGTCTGCTCTGAGAAGTGGCCAGGGGAGGGACAGCTCAACTATGGCACCATCTACAGCATCTCCATGCTCCTGATCCAGTACGTGCTGCCTCTGGCAGTCATCTCTTATGCTTACGCCCGCATTTGGACCAAGCTCAAGAACCACGTTAGTCCTGGGGCGGGGAACGACCACTACCACCACCGGCGGCGGAAAACCACCAAGATGTTGGTATGTGTGGTTGTGGTGTTTGCTGTCAGCTGGCTGCCATTTCACACCTTCCAGCTAGTCAGTGACATTGACAGTCAGGTGTTAGACCTGAAAGAGTACAAACTGATATACACAGTGTTTCATGTCATTGCCATGTGCTCAACGTTTGCTAACCCTCTTCTCTATGGCTGGATGAATAACAACTACAGGACGGCCTTTCTCACGGCCTTCCAGTGCGAACAGCGGCTGGACTCCATCCATCCTGAAGTATCAGCAGCTTTCAAAGCCAGGAAGAAACTAGAAGCAAAGAGGATTCAATTCCCTGGAGACTCTTTCACGCAACCTACCAACGTCTAA